In Trichoplusia ni isolate ovarian cell line Hi5 chromosome 7, tn1, whole genome shotgun sequence, a single genomic region encodes these proteins:
- the LOC113495897 gene encoding UDP-glucuronosyltransferase 2B30-like produces the protein MQGFVLVILYFAISGDGYNILGIFPHSARSHHIYFTALVEELSRRQHNVTVINYHPMPNLPKVVRISLLGKENASVTVNTEKRLELLSISDISMAYTTAIKYKDIANRNCIKMIENKKIRKIIDLAVHFDLVIIEQFVSDCGFAIAYKLNAPTIGISAHILKPWSYSRLGAPNNPAFVPNHFFASGAKPNLFNKMKSLIVNYGMNLYYERVIQKSDQEIVNKVYPDVPPLENLGKNMSLVLINQYFPLTRPQLYSSNVIEVGGLHINNKDGLRDKGLKTFLDSAQNGVVYISFGSLASNLPRRLINSIIQLLRKSNMAFVWKTDITHWDAPKNVFIGKWMPQVALLCHPKVIGFISHSGMLSTTEAVHCGVPIVSVPLFGDQFANGRSVVESGVGVAVDVLTITEKVLEGALETILEEKLERLCNFATHLVGAQPTSTVDNLLRMCEATSEHYGWCKTLTQDDTSNIRKKKIEDSVIRLCSKNFRYQRNAKQLSGVWKDRPMSPMDTAIFWIEYVARNKGAVNMKPVTVDMTFYEYFCIDIFLLIVIVLVLVVVSLLLTAKITFFAVRRIKLFLKDRKSKYFKVMSVS, from the exons ATGCAAGGATTTGTTTTAGTGATTTTATACTTTGCTATAAGTGGCGATGGATACAACATTCTGGGCATATTTCCTCATAGTGCGCGGAGTCACCATATATACTTTACGGCTCTCGTTGAAGAATTATCTAGAAGACAACATAATGTCACGGTGATCAACTATCACCCCATGCCTAATCTACCTAAAGTTGTTCGAATATCGCTTCTGGGGAAGGAAAATGCTAGTGTTACTGTTAATACAGAGAAACGCTTGGAATTACTTTCAATCTCAGATATTTCCATGGCTTACACAACAGccataaaatacaaagatattGCAAATAGAAATTGTATAAAGATGATAGAAAACAAGAAAATCCGCAAAATTATAGACTTGGCCGTACATTTCGATTTAGTGATTATTGAACAATTTGTATCCGATTGCGGTTTTGCTATAGCATACAAGCTGAATGCTCCTACAATAGGCATTAGCGCACATATTCTAAAGCCTTGGTCGTACTCAAGGTTGGGCGCACCGAACAATCCAGCATTTGTGCCAAATCACTTCTTTGCTTCTGGAGCAAAACCCAACTtgttcaataaaatgaaaagtttgaTTGTAAATTATGGAATGAACTTGTATTATGAACGTGTTATTCAGAAGAGTGATCAAGAAATTGTTAACAAAGTGTATCCTGATGTACCGCCGTTAGAAAACCTTGGAAAGAATATGTCTCTGGTATTAATAAATCAGTATTTTCCTCTAACTAGACCACAATTGTATAGCAGTAACGTAATAGAAGTTGGCGGTTTACACATTAATAATAAGGATGGATTACGAGATAAG ggattaaaaacatttttagattcAGCTCAAAATGGTGTGGTCTACATTAGCTTCGGAAGTCTTGCATCGAATTTGCCTCGAAGACTGATAAACTCAATTATACAATTGCTTCGAAAAAGCAATATGGCATTTGTGTGGAAAACTGATATTACCCACTGGGATGCACCCAAGAACGTGTTTATAGGAAAATGGATGCCTCAGGTAGCCCTGCTGT GTCATCCTAAAGTAATTGGTTTTATATCACATTCCGGGATGTTAAGTACAACAGAAGCGGTACATTGTGGGGTACCAATAGTAAGCGTACCACTTTTTGGAGATCAATTTGCAAATGGCCGCTCAGTAGTAGAAAGCGGTGTTGGGGTTGCAGTAGATGTATTAACCATCACCGAAAAAGTCTTAGAAGGTGCTTTGGAGACTATCCTTGAAGAAAA ACTTGAACGGTTGTGCAACTTCGCCACACATTTAGTCGGTGCTCAGCCAACCAGCACAGTTGATAATTTATTAAGGATGTGTGAAGCCACATCAGAGCACTACGGGTGGTGTAAAACTCTGACACAGGATGATACATCAaacatacgaaaaaaaaaaatagaagactCTGTAATACGATTATGTTCAAAAAATTTCAGGTACCAAAGAAATGCGAAGCAATTATCTGGAGTTTGGAAGGACCGACCTATGTCGCCCATGGATACTGCCATATTCTGGATAGAGTACGTTGCCAGAAATAAAGGTGCAGTTAACATGAAACCAGTGACTGTCGACATGACGTTCtacgaatatttttgtatagacATCTTCCTTCTAATAGTCATTGTATTAGTTTTAGTAGTCGTCTCTTTACTATTGActgcaaaaataacatttttcgcTGTTAgaagaataaaattgtttttaaaggatAGGAAgtcaaaatactttaaagtgATGTCTGTTTCTTAA
- the LOC113496215 gene encoding mitochondrial import inner membrane translocase subunit Tim9 has translation MAAIPEMSEADQIKTFKDFLVQYNKLSELCFNDCIHDFTSRTLKPSEDKCTVNCMEKYLRTNQRVSQRFHEFQMLANENMMALAQKSGQ, from the exons ATGGCGGCTATACCTGAGATGAGCGAAGCTGATCAAATCAAAACT TTCAAAGATTTTTTGGTCCAGTATAACAAACTGTCCGAGCTCTGTTTCAACGACTGCATACATGATTTCACCTCCAGGACACTCAAACCTTCTGAG gataaGTGTACGGTGAACTGTATGGAGAAATATTTGAGAACAAATCAAAGGGTGTCCCAAAGATTCCACGAGTTCCAAATGCTTGCAAATGAAAATATGATGGCCTTGGCTCAAAAATCTGGTCAATAA
- the LOC113496214 gene encoding uncharacterized protein LOC113496214 — translation MACCCKPGRSNKSSASCLGRCDLPKHKCLDREDIKPGPVPKHMGWLYTAKDAPEHQLRCGWRPGHISCPVLRKIEAHNCVKAGECTPCPSVCSRPPCSRVCCGTPKCVSVCPSTPSCCKPPPLGQALIRIIRHGGNYSICTKPSNVSNAPSGPYPLKYVLNTDYDEEPTPADATAKYSVEAKFNDYHFDYTSSQSSFVLDFSPPEQRCFKPCPKRSIVCMLCKTDNLKGFSK, via the exons ATGGCATGTTGCTGCAAACCAGGTCGAT caAATAAATCTTCAGCCAGTTGTTTGGGTCGATGTGATCTACCAAAACACAAATGCTTAGACAGAGAGGATATAAAACCGGGCCCCGTACCAAAGCACATGGGATGGTTGTACACCGCAAAAGATGCCCCCGAACATCAG TTACGCTGTGGTTGGCGCCCAGGTCACATCTCATGTCCGGTTCTAAGAAAAATAGAGGCTCACAACTGCGTGAAAGCAGGCGAATGCACCCCGTGCCCGTCTGTGTGCTCCCGCCCGCCGTGCTCAAGGGTATGTTGCGGGACCCCGAAATGCGTAAGCGTCTGTCCCTCAACACCGTCCTGCTGCAAGCCACCGCCTTTAGGTCAAGCACTTATAAGGATCATCAGGCATGGAGGGAACTACAGTATTTGCACCAAACCTTCCAACGTAAGCAACGCACCCTCTGGACCATACCCACTGAAGTATGTGCTGAACACTGACTATGACGAAGAACCCACCCCCGCTGACGCAACCGCAAAGTACAGTGTAGAAGCAAAATTCAATGACTATCATTTTGACTATACCAGTTCTCAATCGTCTTTCGTATTAGACTTTTCGCCTCCTGAACAAAGATGTTTTAAACCTTGCCCCAAGAGAAGTATTGTATGTATGCTATGCAAGACAGATAATTTAAAAGGATTTTCTAAATGA
- the LOC113496210 gene encoding UDP-glucuronosyltransferase 2B2-like, whose product MKPISLTVILSLILLIDYSTCLNILGIFPYQGKSHFFVFRVYLRELARRGHDVTVISHFPESDAPKNYHDVSLAGSAEPIEGDVPIVNSYITLLGVSLFLTTSGIDNCQIMLANKQVQSLIREKPKFDVIVVEQFNSDCALGIAYKLQAPVVGIMSHVMMPWHYERLGVPYNPSYVPFHFLGGGTKPTLYERVERTVFDFYFRNLYNYYTQRNNQNTLAKYFDDVPPLEDLARDIKFLLLYHNFIYTGSRLFPSNVIEVGGFHVVEAKPLQGDLKKFVDEAEHGIVYISFGSVVKPSTMPAEKVRAVLNVMKQLPQRFIWKWDDKTLMMDKNKLYTSDWLPQVDILAHPKTLAFMSHAGNGGTTEAIHYGVPVIAMPVVGDQPSNAAAIEESGLGIQLQVKDLTEDNLLKAFKTVLDPKFLHRVKKVSEAWHDRPMSPIDTAVYWTEFAARHSNFTFRTAAADVPFYQYIMLDVMAVLILLFSVIAVLFRTVLKICTKSSNKNPKEVRTSKKKAKRA is encoded by the exons ATGAAGCCCATTTCATTAACAGTTATATTatccttaattttattaatagactATTCCACCTGCCTTAATATACTTGGGATATTTCCTTACCAAGGCAAAAgccatttttttgtgtttcgtGTTTATTTGCGTGAACTAGCGAGGAGAGGTCACGATGTTACTGTGATTTCACATTTCCCCGAAAGCGATGCCCCCAAAAACTATCACGATGTTAGTCTAGCTGGAAGTGCGGAACCTATAGAAGGTGATGTCCCTATTGTGAATTCATACATCACCTTGCTTGGGGTTAGCCTTTTCCTAACGACTAGTGGTATAGATAACTGTCAGATTATGCTGGCAAATAAACAAGTGCAAAGTTTAATCAGAGAAAAACCCAAGTTCGATGTGATTGTTGTAGAACAGTTTAACAGTGACTGTGCCCTTGGTATTGCTTATAAGTTACAAGCTCCTGTTGTTGGCATTATGTCTCACGTTATGATGCCCTGGCACTACGAACGGTTAGGGGTTCCATACAATCCATCTTATGTGCCTTTCCATTTCCTTGGCGGAGGAACGAAACCTACCTTATACGAAAGAGTAGAGAGGACTGTGTTTGACTTCTATTTTAGAAATCTTTACAATTACTATACTCAAAGAAATAATCAGAACACCCTCGCTAAATATTTCGATGATGTTCCACCACTAGAAGACTTAGCTAGGGACATCAAGTTCCTTCTATTATATCATAACTTTATTTACACTGGGTCGAGACTGTTCCCGTCAAATGTGATTGAAGTTGGTGGGTTTCATGTGGTAGAAGCCAAACCATTACAAGGC GATCTGAAAAAGTTCGTTGATGAGGCTGAACATGGCATTGTATACATCAGCTTCGGTTCAGTAGTAAAGCCATCCACTATGCCTGCTGAGAAGGTTAGAGCAGTTCTCAATGTTATGAAGCAACTACCACAAAGGTTCATCTGGAAATGGGACGACAAGACATTGATGAtggacaaaaataaactttacacgAGCGATTGGTTACCCCAAGTCGATATCTTAG CTCATCCAAAAACTTTGGCATTTATGTCTCATGCTGGAAACGGCGGCACTACGGAAGCGATACACTATGGAGTGCCAGTCATAGCCATGCCAGTAGTAGGTGACCAGCCCTCTAACGCAGCGGCCATCGAGGAAAGCGGACTTGGAATACAACTACAGGTTAAAGATCTGACTGAAGATAACTTATTAAAGGCTTTTAAAACCGTTCTGGATCCCAA GTTTCTTCATAGAGTAAAGAAGGTATCAGAAGCTTGGCATGATCGTCCAATGTCGCCTATCGACACAGCCGTGTATTGGACAGAATTCGCCGCCAGACATTCTAATTTCACATTCAGGACTGCAGCAGCTGACGTACCCTTTTACCAATACATCATGCTTGATGTCATGGCAGTCTTAATCTTATTATTTAGTGTAATAGCCGTTCTATTCAGAACTGTTCTGAAGATTTGCACTAAATCGAGCAATAAGAACCCAAAGGAGGTTCGGACGTCTAAGAAAAAGGCAAAACGTGCTTAG
- the LOC113496216 gene encoding UDP-glucuronosyltransferase 1-9-like translates to MKSFVFFLYFVVNCDCYNILGIFPYNGRSHHIYYSCVIEELVQRRHNVTVINYHPMPKLPNLHQISLQDAHNASDQVNIEEHLKVLSHSDLSMAYDSAKAFKYIANTNCRKLVNNQEVQELIRSAKHFDLVIVEQFVTDCGLAIAHKLNAPTIGMTAHILMSWTYSRLGAPNHPAFVPNHYFASGTKPNFFDRIKSVILNFGMNLYYTHVIQSSDQEIVNEVYPDMPLLEDLGRNISLIAINQYFPLTGSRLYGSNVVEVGGIHIKTNVSLEDKNLKTFLDAATDGVVYVSFGSVASNFPTRVTNEITKWFSNSKMRFVWKTDIKNWKPPSNVYISRWIEQVPVLCESRVVAFVSHSGMLSTSEAMHCGVPIVGVPLFGDQFANGRSAVESGLGVTVDVVTINAGILEDAVKTILSEKYQKQAKKLSQLWKDRPLSPMDTAIFWMEYVARNNGTVNMRPPTINLPLYQYLMIDVILFFGLIIIIMLYIVVKLFMALLRTFKINTKVKDTRYSIKTKKMK, encoded by the exons atgaagtcgtttgttttctttttatattttgtcgttAATTGTGACTGTTATAATATCTTGGGCATATTTCCATACAACGGGCGAAGTCATCACATATACTATTCGTGTGTCATTGAAGAATTAGTTCAGCGACGACATAACGTTACTGTGATAAACTATCATCCAATGCCAAAACTACCGAATCTACATCAAATATCTCTCCAGGATGCACATAATGCCAGTGATCAAGTTAACATCGAAGAACATTTGAAAGTACTTTCGCATTCCGATTTATCTATGGCGTACGATTCGGCTAaagcatttaaatatattgcgAATACGAATTGTAGAAAACTGGTCAACAATCAAGAGGTACAAGAGCTGATAAGGTCagcaaaacattttgatttagtAATAGTTGAACAGTTTGTGACGGACTGCGGCTTAGCTATTGCTCACAAGTTGAATGCACCCACGATAGGAATGACCGCTCACATTCTTATGTCATGGACTTACTCAAGGTTGGGCGCACCGAACCATCCTGCCTTCGTACCGAATCATTATTTTGCAAGCGGAACAAAGCCAAACTTTTTTGATAGAATAAAAAGTGTTATCTTAAACTTCGGGATGAACTTGTATTATACGCATGTTATACAGAGCAGTGATCAGGAGATAGTAAATGAAGTATACCCTGACATGCCGCTTTTAGAAGACCTTGGACGGAATATATCATTGATAGCGATAAATCAATACTTCCCTCTAACTGGTTCTCGGTTGTACGGTTCAAACGTCGTAGAAGTTGGTGGCATACATATAAAGACGAATGTTTCTTTAGAAGATAAG AATTTAAAAACCTTCTTAGATGCTGCAACTGATGGAGTAGTTTACGTCAGTTTTGGAAGCGTCGCATCAAACTTTCCTACGAGAGTAACAAACGAAATAACAAAATGGTTTTCAAACAGCAAAATGCGCTTTGTTTGGAAAACGGACATTAAGAATTGGAAACCGCCTAGCAACGTCTATATTTCAAGATGGATAGAACAGGTGCCAGTCTTATGTGAGTCCAGA GTGGTAGCTTTTGTATCACATTCTGGGATGTTGAGCACTTCAGAAGCAATGCATTGTGGGGTTCCCATTGTGGGTGTTCCACTATTTGGAGATCAATTTGCAAATGGACGATCAGCTGTTGAATCTGGCCTGGGAGTTACAGTTGATGTTGTTACTATAAATGCGGGAATTCTTGAAGATGCTGTCAAGACAATACTTTCAGAGAA GTACCAAAAGCAAGCAAAGAAATTGTCACAGCTCTGGAAAGACAGACCTCTGTCTCCGATGGATACAGCTATATTCTGGATGGAATATGTTGCCAGAAACAATGGAACTGTGAACATGCGTCCACCGACGATAAACTTACCACTCTACCAATACTTAATGATTGATGTCATTCTATTCTTCGggttaataatcataataatgcTCTACATTGTAGTGAAACTGTTCATGGCGTTGTTGAGAACATTTAAAATCAACACTAAAGTGAAAGATACAAGATATAGTATTAAGACGaaaaagatgaaataa
- the LOC113496212 gene encoding 26S proteasome regulatory subunit 6B, with protein sequence MEEIGIILPEKDDQITDAKGLTFAGPQSFDELESEDLYTKYKKLQRMLEFLEVQEEYIKDEQRNLKKEYLHAQEEVKRIQSVPLVIGQFLEAVDQNTGIVGSTTGSNYYVRILSTIDRELLKPSASVALHKHSNALVDVLPPEADSSISMLQADEKPDVQYSDIGGMDTQKQEIREAVELPLTHVELYRQIGIEPPRGVLMYGPPGCGKTMLAKAVAHHTTAAFIRVVGSEFVQKYLGEGPRMVRDVFRLAKENSPAIIFIDEIDAIATKRFDAQTGADREVQRILLELLNQMDGFDQTTNVKVIMATNRADTLDPALLRPGRLDRKIEFPLPDRRQKRLIFSTITAKMNLSEEVDLEEFVARPDRVSGADINAICQEAGMHAVRENRYIVLPKDFEKGYKNNIKKDESEYEFYK encoded by the exons atggaagAAATTGGTATTATATTGCCGGAAAAG GATGACCAAATCACCGATGCCAAGGGACTTACTTTTGCGGGTCCTCAATCGTTTGATGAGTTAGAATCTGAAGATTTATATACTAAATACAAG aaactgCAACGTATGTTGGAATTCTTGGAAGTACAAGAGGAATACATTAAAGATGAACAGAGAAACCTTAAGAAAGAGTATTTACATGCACAAGAAGAAGTGAAGCGTATACAGTCTGTGCCCCTTGTCATTGGACAGTTTTTGGAAGCTGTTGATCAAAACACTGGCATTG TTGGCAGCACAACAGGCTCCAACTACTATGTACGCATTTTGTCCACAATTGACCGAGAGCTGCTGAAGCCATCTGCGTCTGTTGCTCTTCACAAGCACTCCAATGCTCTTGTGGATGTATTACCACCAGAAGCTGACAGCTCTATATCTATGTTGCAAGCTG ATGAGAAACCTGATGTGCAGTACTCAGACATTGGAGGCATGGACACACAGAAGCAGGAAATCAGAGAGGCTGTGGAGCTTCCACTCACTCATGTAGAGTTATACCGTCAGATCGGTATTGAACCTCCTCGTGGTGTGCTCATGTATGGCCCACCTGGATGTGGCAAGACTATGCTGGCAAAGGCTGTAGCTCATCACACCACag CTGCATTCATCCGCGTGGTCGGTTCCGAATTCGTCCAGAAGTACTTGGGTGAGGGACCGCGTATGGTCCGTGACGTCTTTCGTCTAGCTAAAGAAAACAGCCCCGCCATCATCTTCATTGACGAGATTGACGCTATTGCTACTAAACG ATTTGATGCACAAACTGGAGCCGATCGTGAAGTTCAGAGGATTCTTCTTGAACTGCTGAATCAAATGGATGGTTTTGACCAAACCACAAATGTTAAG gttATTATGGCAACAAATCGTGCTGATACCCTGGATCCTGCTCTACTGAGACCTGGTCGTCTGGACAGGAAAATTGAATTTCCTCTTCCCGACAG GCGTCAAAAGCGACTGATCTTCTCGACCATCACGGCTAAAATGAACCTGTCAGAAGAAGTTGATCTTGAAGAGTTCGTAGCACGACCGGATCGTGTCTCTGGTGCTGATATTAACGCCATCTGCCAGGAGGCGGGTATGCATGCTGTGCGTGAGAACAG GTATATCGTTCTTCCAAAGGACTTCGAGAAGGGATACAAGAACAACATCAAGAAGGATGAGAGTGAATATGAGTTctacaaataa
- the LOC113495709 gene encoding UDP-glucuronosyltransferase 2A3-like has product MKFNKLLLLALSAMVNGVLTLNILAVFPYQGKSHFFVFHSYLKELARRGHNLTVISYFPQEKPIENYHDISLAGKAKILEDVFPIYRSYWGMIQVSLFVTNSGTENCKVLLADENVQNLWKNKVKFDLVVVEMFNSDCTLGLAHALGAPVVGLTSCNLMPWHYKPFGIQYNPAYVSFMFSEGGTKPTLYQRIERTIFQTYLTTLYKYNSQRVDQRTLAQYFDNVPPLEELSRDIKFVLLYSHFVLTGPNLYPPNVQEVGGYHVAEAKPLREDLKKFIEESEHGVIYISFGSMLRATSTPKDKLEAIIGAISELPQRVIWKWEEKTLPGNPKNIFLSNWLPQNDILAHPKVLAFYSHCGMLGTTEAMYHGVPMVGMPVFGDQPLNAAAVEESGLGVQIQVKDLTKESLLEKFRTVLDPAFRSKVKELSKLWKDRPQSAMDSAIYWTEFAARSKKYTFRSPASTVPLYQYLYLDVFAVLGGLLFVIINILKTIIPMLFQNSQKTKLKSK; this is encoded by the exons ATGAAGTTCAATAAACTATTATTGTTGGCCCTCAGTGCCATGGTCAATGGAGTGCTCACACTTAACATTTTAGCAGTGTTTCCGTACCAAGGAAAAAGTCATTTTTTCGTTTTCCACTCATATCTCAAAGAATTAGCGAGAAGAGGACACAATTTGACAGTGATCTCGTACTTCCCGCAGGAAAAACCGATAGAAAACTATCATGACATCAGTCTAGCTGGCAAAGCAAAAATATTGGAAGACGTTTTCCCTATATACAGATCGTATTGGGGGATGATACAAGTAAGTCTGTTTGTGACTAACTCTGGAACAGAGAACTGTAAGGTTTTGCTAGCTGATGAAAACGTACAAAACTTAtggaaaaataaagtaaaattcgATCTAGTGGTTGTGGAAATGTTCAACAGTGATTGTACGTTGGGACTTGCCCACGCCCTGGGCGCACCGGTGGTCGGTCTCACGTCCTGCAACTTAATGCCGTGGCACTACAAGCCTTTCGGGATCCAGTACAATCCTGCTTACGTGTCATTCATGTTCTCGGAAGGAGGCACAAAGCCAACATTATATCAGAGGATCGAAAGAACCATATTCCAGACTTACCTTACCACTTTGTACAAGTATAACAGCCAGAGAGTCGACCAACGCACATTGGCACAATATTTCGACAATGTTCCCCCGCTAGAAGAATTGAGTCGTGATATAAAGTTTGTGCTGCTGTACTCACATTTCGTGCTCACTGGTCCCAATCTCTACCCACCTAATGTACAGGAAGTGGGTGGTTACCACGTGGCTGAAGCGAAGCCGTTGCGTGAG GACTTAAAGAAATTCATCGAGGAATCCGAACACGGTGtaatatatataagttttgGATCGATGTTACGAGCTACTTCTACGCCTAAAGATAAATTGGAGGCCATCATCGGCGCTATATCAGAATTACCGCAGAGAGTCATTTGGAAGTGGGAGGAAAAAACCCTGCCAGGGAACccgaaaaatatattcttatcgAACTGGTTGCCACAGAACGATATACTTG CGCACCCAAAAGTTCTGGCGTTTTACTCCCACTGTGGAATGTTGGGAACTACAGAGGCGATGTACCATGGCGTGCCAATGGTCGGTATGCCAGTGTTCGGAGACCAACCGTTAAACGCTGCTGCCGTAGAAGAAAGTGGGCTGGGCGTACAAATTCAAGTCAAAGACCTGACCAAAGAGAGCTTATTGGAGAAGTTCAGGACTGTTTTGGATCCTGC GTTTAGGAGTAAGGTGAAGGAGCTGTCTAAACTGTGGAAGGATCGTCCACAGTCAGCAATGGATAGTGCCATTTACTGGACAGAGTTCGCCGCGCGCAGCAAAAAATACACTTTCAGGTCGCCGGCAAGCACCGTTCCCTTATATCAATATCTTTATTTAGACGTATTTGCAGTTTTAGGAGGACTCTTATtcgttataattaatattctaaaaacaataattccaaTGCTCTTCCAAAATTcccaaaaaacaaaactgaaaagtaaatga
- the LOC113496211 gene encoding UDP-glucuronosyltransferase 1-9-like — protein sequence METLTIFLMFFVLNSDGYKILGIFPHSARSHHIYFTALAEELARRQHDVTVINYHPMQTIPKLRQISLQDKENASATVDIEKRLSFLSVSDISTAYATAQVFKNIANTNCRKLVKHPEVQDLIESREHFDLVIVEQFVTDCGFAVAYKLNAPTIGIAAHILSPWTYSRLGAPNNPAFVPNHFFGSGTKPNLFNKIKSIVINLGMNYYYEHVIQKSDQEIVNEVYPDTPPLEDLGKNMSLILINQYFPLTSPRLYSCNVVEVGGLHVNQNDFIGDQSLLNFLDSANNGVIYISFGSVASNIPRRLSNEIIKLIERSNLKFIWKTDITDWVPPSNVFFGKWMPQAAVLCHPKVIGFISHSGMLSTSEAMHCGVPIVSVPLFGEQFANGRSAVESGIAVPVDILTINYKILEKALKTILLEKFQRKAKELSQLWKDRPLSPMDTAVFWIEYVARNQGKAYMKPPTVDLPFYEYFLLDVILVITLLITITIYIVKKILYITLSIWIHTQKKKND from the exons ATGGAAactttaaccatttttttaatgttctttgttCTGAACAGTGACGGTTACAAAATACTGGGAATATTTCCCCACAGTGCGCGTAGTCACCATATATACTTTACGGCGCTAGCTGAAGAATTAGCTAGAAGACAACACGATGTTACAGTGATCAATTACCACCCTATGCAGACAATACCAAAGTTACGTCAAATTTCACTTCAAGACAAAGAAAATGCGAGTGCTACCGTTGATATCGAGAAACGTCTGAGTTTCCTTTCAGTTTCTGATATATCTACTGCATATGCCACGGCTCaggtgtttaaaaatatagcGAATACAAACTGCAGAAAACTAGTGAAACATCCAGAGGTCCAAGATTTAATTGAGTCACGTGAACATTTCGATCTGGTAATCGTAGAACAGTTTGTGACGGACTGTGGTTTCGCTGTAGCTTACAAGTTGAATGCCCCCACGATAGGCATTGCTGCTCACATTTTAAGCCCGTGGACCTATTCAAGATTAGGTGCACCAAACAACCCCGCTTTTGTACCAAATCATTTCTTTGGGTCTGGCACGAAACCTaacttatttaacaaaataaaaagtattgttaTAAACTTGGGGATGAATTATTACTATGAGCACGTGATACAGAAAAGTGACCAGGAAATCGTTAACGAAGTGTACCCAGATACGCCACCTCTGGAAGATCTTGGAAAGAACAtgtctttaatattaataaatcagtaTTTTCCTTTGACTAGCCCAAGACTGTACAGCTGTAATGTTGTAGAGGTTGGGGGTTTACATGTTAATCAAAATGATTTCATAGGAGATCAG AGTTTGCTAAACTTTCTGGATTCTGCAAATAATGGAGtaatttatataagttttgGGAGTGTTGCTTCAAATATTCCGCGAAGATtatcaaatgaaataataaaattaattgaaaggagtaatttgaaatttatttggaAGACGGATATCACTGATTGGGTGCCACCTAGTAACGTATTTTTTGGGAAGTGGATGCCACAGGCAGCTGTCTTAT gtCATCCTAAAGTAATTGGTTTTATTTCGCATTCCGGGATGTTGAGCACGTCGGAAGCCATGCATTGTGGTGTGCCCATAGTCAGCGTACCACTATTTGGAGAACAGTTTGCTAACGGACGCTCGGCTGTGGAAAGTGGGATTGCAGTTCCAGTCGACATTTTAACAATCAATTATAAGATTTTAGAAAAGGCTTTAAAAACTATACTGCTCGAAAA GTTCCAAAGGAAGGCTAAAGAATTATCCCAGCTTTGGAAGGACCGGCCCCTATCCCCCATGGACACAGCAGTATTTTGGATAGAATATGTTGCCAGAAATCAAGGAAAAGCTTACATGAAGCCACCAACAGTAGATTTgccattttatgaatattttcttctaGACGTAATTCttgttataacattattaataactataacaatttatattgtaaaaaagattttatatattACGTTATCAATTTGGATACAtacacaaaagaaaaagaacgaTTAg